A single genomic interval of Ovis aries strain OAR_USU_Benz2616 breed Rambouillet chromosome 9, ARS-UI_Ramb_v3.0, whole genome shotgun sequence harbors:
- the MCM4 gene encoding DNA replication licensing factor MCM4, translated as MSSPASTPSRRGSRRAASAQPRQDPLSSGEPQPLPSSPGAEPRTPSRAPPAAVPLDLDLSSPLTYGTPSSRVEGTPRSGVRGTPLRQRPDLGSARKGLQVDLHSDGPAAEDTVASEQSLGQKLVIWGTDVNVATCKENFQRFLQRFIDPLAKEEENVGIDITEPLYMQRLGEINVTGEPFLNVNCEHIKSFDTNLYRQLICYPQEVIPTFDMAVNEIFFDRYPDSILEHQIQVRPFNALKTKNMRNLNPEDIDQLIAISGMVIRTSQLIPEMQEAFFQCQVCAHTARVEIDRGRIAEPCVCERCHTSHSMALIHNRSVFSDKQMIKLQESPEDMPAGQTPHTVVLFAHNDLVDKVQPGDRVHITGIYRAVPIRINPRVSNVKSVYKTHIDVIHYRKTDSKRLHGLDEEAEQKLFSEKRVELLKELSRKPDIYERLASALAPSIYEHEDIKKGILLQLFGGTRKDFSHTGRGKFRAEINILLCGDPGTSKSQLLQYVHNLVPRGQYTSGKGSSAVGLTAYVMKDPETRQLVLQTGALVLSDNGICCIDEFDKMNESTRSVLHEVMEQQTLSIAKAGIICQLNARTSILAAANPIESQWNPKKTTIENIQLPHTLLSRFDLIFLMLDPQDEAYDRRLAHHLVSLYYQSEEQAQEEGMDMAVLRDYIAYAHSTVTPRLSQDASQALVEAYVDMRKVGSSRGMVSAYPRQLESLIRLAEAHAKVRFSNKVEAIDVEEAKRLHREALKQSATDPRTGIVDISILTTGMSATSRKRKEELAEALRKLILSKGKTPTLKYQQLFEDIRGQSDIAITKDMFEEALRALADDDFLTVTGKTVRLL; from the exons ATGTCGTCTCCTGCATCTACCCCGAGCCGCCGCGGCTCCCGGCGGGCCGCCTCAGCTCAGCCAC GCCAGGACCCCTTGTCGTCCGGAGAGCCGCAGCCGCTGCCCTCGTCGCCTGGCGCCGAGCCCCGCACCCCGTCCCGCGCACCGCCCGCAG CGGTCCCCCTGGACCTGGACCTGAGCTCGCCGCTGACCTACGGCACCCCCAGCTCGCGGGTGGAGGGCACCCCGAGGAGCGGCGTGCGCGGCACTCCCTTGCGGCAGAGACCCGACCTGGGCTCGGCCCGAAAGGGACTGCAGGTGGACCTGCACTCGGACGGG CCGGCCGCAGAAGATACAGTGGCGAGCGAGCAGTCTTTGGGCCAAAAACTCGTGATTTGGGGAACAGATGTAAACGTGGCAACGTGCAAAGAAAACTTTCAG AGATTTCTTCAGCGTTTCATTGATCCTCTggctaaagaagaagaaaatgttggCATAGACATTACTGAACCTCTGTACATGCAGCGACTTGGAGAG ATTAATGTTACTGGAGAGCCGTTTTTAAACGTAAACTGTGAACACATAAAATCATTTGATACAAACCTCTACAGACAGCTCATCTGTTACCCACAG GAAGTCATCCCAACTTTTGACATGGCAGTCAATGAGATCTTCTTTGACCGCTACCCTGACTCAATCTTAGAGCATCAGATTCAAGTGAGACCATTCAACGCCTTGAAGACTAAGAATATGAGGAACCTGAATCCAGAAG ATATCGATCAGCTCATCGCCATCAGTGGCATGGTGATCAGGACATCCCAGCTGATTCCAGAGATGCAGGAGGCCTTCTTCCAGTGCCAAGTGTGTGCCCACACGGCCCGCGTGGAGATAGACCGTGGCCGCATCGCCGAGCCCTGCGTGTGCGAGCGCTGCCACACCAGCCACAGCATGGCCCTCATCCACAACCGCTCTGTGTTCTCCGACAAGCAGATG ATCAAGCTTCAGGAGTCCCCCGAAGACATGCCTGCGGGGCAGACGCCGCACACGGTCGTCCTCTTTGCTCACAATGACCTCGTGGACAAGGTCCAGCCTGGGGACAGAGTGCACATCACAG GCATCTATCGAGCCGTCCCCATTCGCATCAACCCCAGAGTGAGCAATGTGAAGTCTGTCTACAAAACCCACATTGACGTCATTCACTACCGGAAGACTGACTCAAAGCGTCTGCATGGCCTTGACGAAGAAGCAGAGCAGAAACTTTTCTCTGAGAAACGTGTGGAGTTGCTCAAAGAGCTTTCCAGGAAGCCAGACATCTATGAGAGGCTTGCATCTGCCCTGGCGCCAAGCATCTATGAGCATGAAGACATAAAGAAG GGAATCTTGCTTCAGCTCTTCGGCGGGACTAGAAAGGATTTCAGCCACACGGGGAGGGGCAAGTTCCGCGCGGAGATCAACATCCTGCTGTGCGGGGACCCAGGGACCAGCAAGTCCCAGCTGCTGCAGTACGTGCACAACCTGGTCCCGCGGGGCCAGTACACGTCCGGGAAGGGCTCCAGTGCCGTGGGCCTCACTGCCTACGTCATGAAGGACCCTGAGACACGGCAGCTGGTGTTGCAGACCGGCGCCCTGGTGCTGAGCGACAATGGCATCTGCTGCATCGACGAGTTCGACAAGATGAATGAAAGCACGCGCTCCGTGCTACACGAGGTCATGGAGCAGCAGACACTGTCCATCGCCAAG GCTGGGATCATCTGTCAGCTCAACGCCCGCACCTCCATCCTGGCAGCAGCAAACCCGATTGAGTCTCAGTGGAATCCGAAAAAAACCACCATTGAAAACATCCAGCTGCCCCACACACTCTTATCAAG GTTTGACTTGATCTTCCTCATGCTGGACCCCCAGGACGAGGCATACGACCGGCGCCTGGCTCACCACCTGGTGTCCCTGTACTACCAGAGTGaggagcaggcacaggaggagggcatggacatGGCGGTGCTCAGGGACTACATCGCCTACGCGCACAGCACCGTGACACCAAGGCTCAGCCAGGACGCCAGCCAGGCCCTCGTCGAG GCCTACGTGGACATGAGGAAGGTTGGCAGTAGCCGAGGGATGGTGTCTGCGTACCCCCGGCAGCTGGAGTCACTGATCCGCTTGGCAGAAGCCCACGCGAAAGTGCGGTTTTCAAACAAGGTGGAGGCCATTGACGTGGAGGAGGCCAAGCGCCTGCACCGGGAGGCACTGAAGCAGTCGGCCACCGACCCGCGGACAGGCATCGTAGACATCTCCATCCTCACCACAG GAATGAGTGCTACCTCTCGGAAGCGGAAAGAAGAGTTAGCGGAAGCATTGAGAAAGCTTATTTTATCAAAGGGCAAGACACCAACCCTGAAATACCAGCAGCTCTTTGAAGATATTCGGGGACAGTCTGACATA GCAATCACCAAGGACATGTTTGAAGAAGCGCTGCGCGCCCTGGCGGATGACGACTTCTTGACAGTAACTGGGAAGACTGTGCGTCTGCTCTGA